In Zingiber officinale cultivar Zhangliang chromosome 1A, Zo_v1.1, whole genome shotgun sequence, a genomic segment contains:
- the LOC122000991 gene encoding uncharacterized protein LOC122000991, which translates to MSGIPQVAAKENGGVSFPYPMLSPHNYIVWAIKIEAILDAQGVWEAVETTEGAQIAKKKTAKEVWGSLKTRYLGSDRVKKARVQTLKSEFDALRMKETETIDEFAGKLSAMSSKFSTLGATLEDSSLVKKLLDSFPDKFFPIVAGIEQFHDLETISFEETIGRLKAYEERTLRLRGNTNSTEGAPTYSCRMTNATKGEQRGHFVRRQGAWVQ; encoded by the exons ATGTCTGGCATCCCACAAGTTGCTGCGAAGGAGAACGGCGGAGTGTCATTTCCTTATCCGATGCTAAGCCCTCATAATTATATTGTGTGGGCAATAAAAATAGAGGCGATTCTTGATGCCCAGGGAGTCTGGGAGGCAGTGGAGACAACGGAAGGAGCCCAA ATTGCAAAAAAGAAGACAGCGAAGGAAGTCTGGGGCAGCCTCAAGACGAGGTACCTTGGTAGTGATCGGGTGAAGAAGGCACGCGTACAAACGTTGAAGAGCGAGTTTGACGCTCTCCGGATGAAGGAGACCGAGacgattgatgagtttgctggcaaactcaGCGCCATGAGTAGCAAGTTCTCCACTCTTGGTGCCACGCTTGAAGATTCCTCTTTGGTAAAGAAGTTGCTTGATTCTTTCCCTGATAAGTTCTTCCCTATTGTTGCCGGTATTGAGCAGTTTCATGATCTTGAGACAATATCATTTGAGGAGACTATTGGGCGACTAAAGGCGTACGAGGAACGAACACTACGATTACGCGGCAACACCAACAGCACTGAAGGAGCTCCTACTTACTCATGTCGAATGACAAATGCGACAAAAGGGGAGCAACGTGGACACTTCGTTAGGAGGCAAGGGGCGTGGGTCCAGTAG